One genomic window of Quercus lobata isolate SW786 chromosome 9, ValleyOak3.0 Primary Assembly, whole genome shotgun sequence includes the following:
- the LOC115960922 gene encoding uncharacterized protein LOC115960922 produces the protein MEAEFHDHPLIPIWKSFTFTCDICGKEGKGMPYMCQLYSFWVHGRCAYQFPRMVKVVRHKHLLHLTHSSFEFHQSNSRFCQICVQKVDTHYGLYYCSKCDFVAHLDCAMENKENINLQEFTNEDEVSELNESVDSTTYKVKKFNMREDGTKIATKIKHFNHEHDLKLTNEILNNQKCDGCVRAILPPFYSCVKCNFFLHESCANLPKKKRHPLHQHPLTLLPMEPSMHFECHACHRFCNGFTYQCEICWFSLDVQCSMISEILIHPGHEHQLLLSSIPFEQNCSCCASSIYPIFRCTTCDFALDFRCATMPHSTRYKQHEHPFALSYRVEDDSGEYYCDICEEERQDSKYWFYYCEDCSYPAHLDCIIGKHPNYKFGGAYKFEHRHSHPLTFIEETKDCPRCNRCNSSCEELIYQCPQCNFYIHEDCL, from the coding sequence ATGGAAGCTGAATTCCATGACCACCCATTGATTCCCATTTGGAAGTCGTTCACGTTCACTTGCGACATTTGCGGCAAAGAAGGCAAAGGTATGCCTTACATGTGTCAACTATACAGTTTCTGGGTTCATGGAAGATGTGCTTATCAATTCCCACGCATGGTCAAAGTTGTGCGTCACAAGCACCTCCTCCACCTCACCCATTCTTCTTTTGAATTCCATCAATCCAACTCCCGATTTTGTCAAATCTGTGTTCAAAAGGTGGATACACACTATGGGCTTTACTATTGCTCCAAATGTGATTTTGTTGCCCACCTTGATTGTGCAATGGAAAACAAGGAGAACATAAACTTGCAAGAATTTACAAATGAGGATGAAGTTTCAGAGCTCAATGAATCGGTTGACTCAACAACttacaaagtaaaaaaattcaatatgaGGGAGGATGGAACTAAGATAGCTACAAAAATCAAACACTTCAATCATGAGCATGACTTAAAGCTTACTAATGAGATTCTAAATAACCAAAAATGCGATGGGTGTGTAAGAGCCATTCTCCCTCCGTTTTATAGTTGCGTAAAGTGCAACTTCTTTCTTCACGAATCTTGTgctaatttaccaaaaaaaaagcgACATCCACTTCATCAACACCCACTAACCCTGCTCCCAATGGAACCAAGTATGCATTTTGAGTGTCATGCCTGTCATCGTTTTTGCAATGGCTTCACCTATCAGTGTGAGATATGCTGGTTTAGTCTTGATGTTCAATGTAGTATGATCTCAGAAATCCTTATCCACCCAGGTCATGAGCACCAACTTCTTCTCTCTAGCATTCCATTTGAACAAAATTGCAGTTGTTGTGCTTCTTCCATTTACCCAATATTCCGTTGTACCACTTGTGATTTTGCTTTGGACTTTAGATGTGCTACAATGCCACATTCTACAAGATACAAACAACATGAACATCCCTTTGCTCTCAGTTATAGAGTTGAAGATGACTCTGGTGAATATTATTGCGATATCTGTGAAGAAGAACGGCAAGACTCAAAGTATTGGTTTTACTACTGTGAGGATTGCAGTTATCCTGCTCATTTAGATTGTATTATTGGGAAACACCCAAATTACAAGTTTGGAGGTGCTTACAAATTTGAACACCGTCACTCACACCCTCTTACTTTCATTGAGGAAACTAAAGACTGCCCTCGATGTAACAGATGTAATAGTTCTTGTGAAGAGTTAATCTATCAATGTCCTCAGTGTAATTTCTACATCCACGAGGATTGTTTATAA